A region of the Leopardus geoffroyi isolate Oge1 chromosome C2, O.geoffroyi_Oge1_pat1.0, whole genome shotgun sequence genome:
CCCAGCAGCCCACGGGCTGGACAGCTCTGCTGACACAGTGCCCGTTCCCAACGGCTCCGAGGTGCCAGTGGGCTCAGTGCCAGGACTGGTGGCAGATGGTGCCTCCTCTGGGGATGGGAACACGGAGCCTCCCAAGCTCTGCCAGCCGGGTTCTTGGCCCTAGAGAGGGATAATCATTAGAGAAAAAACCGACTGTAGTTATATGCTACCTCTTTCCAAACAGGATTTAAGATGTCTCACCACAAAAGGCAATAAAGTTAATAAACCAGAAATGAAAGCCTAGTACTAAGGAAGGAAAAGCATACATGCTAACCATAAGGTTAATACAGCTGCTGTGGCTGAGCTTCAGGCTTGGCCCTGAGCTTCCTGGCAGGCAGGCAAAAGGGCAAACACTCCATTATATCGCATCTTTAGttcttttagagaaagaaagcttttcataataaaaataactatcatttcagggtgcctggctggctcagtcagtagagcatgtgactcttgatctcaaggctgtgagttcagccccacgttgggcgtggagcctactttagagaACAAGCAACAACAATCATTTCTTGAACTCCTGCTATGTGTCAAGTATCCTACCAAGAGTGTGCACGTTGTGACCTCTAATTACAACAACCCTGTGACAAAAATCAGTATGACGAaatgggctcagagaggtgaagtgacttgcccaaaatCAAATGGTTAGAACATGCTAGAGGTGGGATCTGAGATTTCATCTAGACTATGCTCTGTTTCTGAATGTTACAGGAAATAATCCAGGTGGTTCTTTCCTTAGGGCACTGTGTGAAGAACCTAGAAAGTTTCAACAAAACCTTCACGGCAAATTCTAGAGCTGCTTTCCGTGGCTGTGTGCTTTAGTGACCTTTGGTAAAAGCCAAGGGCAACACTTTATGGGGCAATTCAGTGGAAGACCTCATGAAGGGGGCAGACTACAGCCGCTTTGGGGTGCCCGGTGTGATCTCTGGGGAAGCCGAGAGTGCAGTGGAAGAGCTTGGCAGGGAGAGGCACCAGGAGTGGAAGAAGAGTTTTGAAGAGATGCGGGACTTTAGACATCCCAGGCCTACCACCCGCACCCCAGCCCAGGCCTACCCCTGGGGCACGGGACCGGAAGCCATCCACCCTGAAGAGTGAGCAGTAACCGAGCAGCTGGTCCCCAGGGTAGAGTGCTGGGATCTCCCGAGGGGTCAGCAGTGCCTCCACCGCATCAGGCACAAACCAGTCCACAGAGATGtcactcaaagcaggctccagtgccTTCCGGAGAGCCTGCACCAGCTGTAAGGAGTGGCCAGAAGGAAGACATGGGAGAGAGAGCTCACAGAGCAGGAGGCCCACAGAGCAGGAAGGCTACCCTTCCACTGATGCCATCTGCCCAGCCCTTAGGCTGAGGGGAGCAGGGTCAGGCTGGGGTCAAGGGAAGGATTGGGGGTAGGAACAAGCAAGGGTTTGGTCTGTCTCCTGGCCTGAGCCATGCCCTGTGGATGAGGCAAGATTCGTTGAGGATATGGCTCAGTACCAGGACAAAACAGAATGAGATTTGGGGGGTGGTCAGAGGTCATGTCCCCCACACCTTTGGCCTCCTGCAGCATGCTATAGCGTCACCAGCAGCTCCTCCCCTGATTGGCGTCTCAAAGGAGGGGAGGAACTGGAATGGGGGAGGAGAAGTCCTGATCGAGGGTGCCAGGAGACCCCATGACTTGACTGGGTTCTGTTTCAGGCTCAGTGTAACTCGGGAGAAGGACTTCTAGGAGTAGGGAACAGGGCTCAGGCTCAAGCTCACCATGGGCTGCAGCCTCTCCCCAGGCCTTGGGAAGTAGGCCTGGCCCCTGCTGAGGGCAGACAGCCCCTGGAGCAGCTGGTGGCAGGCAGGCCCCAGCCCAAAGGAGAAGCACCtgatgagggaagggaagcagctGTGACCTTCAGGAGCCCCTTGGGAGTGGGGGCCAATCTTAGGCATCTAGTTCAGCCCACCCCATACCTGGCTGCCCCCCTGTGCCACCTCATGAGCTCCAGGGTTTGATGGGTAGCAGCGGCCACGGGCGAGGCAGCAGTCAGGAGGAAGAGCTGCCGAGGACGGGCCTTGTGCTGGGGCTGCCCCATGGCCCAGTTCAGTGCAGCCAGCACATCTGGGGGACCACTCTCAGCCTGCAGGGTCTCAATGTTCTCACAGATCAGCTGCACAGTGTCCTGGAAAGAAAAGGCATGCTTTGGGCCGCGCCAGGCTGATATACTCTCACTGGGCCCCAATCCCTGGACCGTACTCACATCACTGCAAGGCTGGCTCTCTGGGAAGAGGGGCCGCACCGACGTGCCAAACATGGCCAGGTTGATGAGCGTTTGTGGTGGCAGTGACTTCACAGCCAAAACAATGGCATcctggggagggccagggaggacAGCATGAAACAGGTCCTGTGGGCAGTGGTAGGGATTCCAGATTGCCTGCCTTTTCCATGCTGTGTGAAAATGAGGGGCTAGAAGTGGTGGTGTGGGAGAGGCCCTGCATGTCTGAGATTGACTATGAGGGAGACCTGGAGtgtgagagagactgagtgtgtgAGAGACCCTGGTGGGGTATGGGAACCCTTGGTTTTGGGATTAGGTAACTTCATGTGCGAGAGAGGCTTTTGGAATCTGGGAGAGACACATGTACGTACAAGTAAgagagggatgtgtgtgtgtgtgtgtgatgtgtgtgtgtgtgtgtgtgtgtgtgagtgcgcgCACGCATGTATCTGTGAGaggctgcccccagcccacctcacacccactgccccacccagcccccaggcccGCCCACACCCTGCCCCACAGGCCTTGTGCGCTATGCTGCTGCCATCCAGCAGGAAGAGAAGCTCCCGTGTGGCTGTGCCCAGGTTTCCAGGCTTAGAGCTCAGGTCCGGGCAGAAGCTCAGCACCAGCACGGGGTTTAACAGGATGTCCTTGTGGAAGCGTCGTTGCAGGAACCACACCTGATCATCGGAGCCCCAAGTCATCCTATGCCCTAGTGCAAACTCTTGCCTGGGCTTGCAGCAGGACTGAGCCCTCGGGCCTTTTTCTATCTAATACACTCAGAGGGAACACCTTTTTATAGTCATTCGAATAAAGGCGAGGGCAGAGGCAGGTGGCTGTCCTCTGCCTATCAGTCCTAGCTTCCATCCTTTGAGACACACCCCAGGGAGACTTGCGTGGGCCCTCCTAGGACAATACTCATCAGCCCTCTGGGATGCTGCCCTCTTAGCAGCTACTAAGAGGTCCTGctaaaagccccccccccccgcccccgccacacacacacacaactgcccAACTGTTCCTCCTGCACAAATGCAGAATGCAGCCAGTAGTGAGAGGTCAGTGGCCAGGCCGGGACCCCATGCAGCCATACCTGCCGGTCCCCATCACTGTCCCTTCGCTGTAGCCTCTGGAAGTCCCGGCGGGCCCTCACCTGGGCCTCATATTCTGCTGAGCTCAGGCTGCCGGCCTCTAGCATCAGGTGTGGCTGGTGGGGCTCTAAGGATAAAGGGATATAGTTGTCAGGAAAGTCCCTGTCTCTGGACCTCAATTGCTCGGTCCCACTGTCCCAGGAGGACCCTGCAAGTCCAGCACATCCCTCACAGATGGCTCAATCCACCTGGCTTGGGAGCCAGAAATCTATATTTGAAAAATGCTATCCAAGTGGTCCTGAAGTAGGTGAGAGCTGGCCCACTGTGTGTCCCAGTCTCTCACCACTGGGGTGCAGCAGGATCTCCAATGACCGGTCACAGTGGTGGCCCTCTGCTAATGTGACACAGATGGTGGCTGCGGAGCTGGCATGAGGTGGGGCATCTGCCCGCAGAGCATGAGAAGGGCTCTCCAggcctgagggagggagaggcagggagagatgaTCACCCCACCCCAAGCCAGTACTAATGCACAAACATCACCTTCCCAGACAACAGTGGTATGGGCAAGGATCATGACTGATTCAGCTCAGCTCTTAGCGCCTAATCTAGAGGGCTGCATGGACAAGGGGAGGGATTTTGCCTGTTTTCATGAGCTGAGAGGTAGGTTCCCAGCTCTGTTTCTGGCTGATCAGTTATACAGCAGCCAGCTGATTTAgcatcctcccccacctcttACACAAGAAAACTCCACTTCATCACTTGGACTGGTCTCAATTTAATCCCTTTCTTCCCACTGGTGAGTGGAGTGGGGTATAAATAAATGACACTGAcgaacctggggggggggtgttgtgtAGAAGTGTCCAGGGGATGCTCCTACCAAAACTGGAGGTTCCTAAGACTTaggtccttgttttctttttttcctgtgttcctCCCAGTCCTGATCCCTGAATTATTATTTCCTAGTCAGCTATGCTAGGAGGGGCACCCACCTGCTAGCAGGCATGGCCCAGTGACCAGCATCTCGAAGGAGAAGGTGTACGGGGCAGGGCAGCGGGCAGGGCCTGAGAACACATCTGGAGGGGCCGCTGGCTCCTCCCAGGCCAGCCCTTCCTCCTGAGGGCTGCCCACCCCGAAGCAGCTGGTAGGGCTGGAAGGGAGCGCGAGGAGGGTCACGGGCCCACCACCAAGGCCCCTAGCCCCTCTGGATGAATAGCCCAGCCCTTCCCCACCCTATCCATCCCCCAGGGCACCCTACCAAAGCCCCCTCACCCGCACTAGACCCAGAGAAGCCGAGGGAGGGACGAAGAGAATCACCATAGGCCCAACCTGTCGTCACAGAGCCCCGGAGGCCTGGGGGGCCCCGGTGGGCCTGGTGAGGCCAGTGGGGTGAGCACAGAGGGCAGAGCCACGTGCAGCACCCCATCAGGCCTTGAGGGCAACTCCCGGCTGCTGCGCAGGGTCACTGTCATGGTGCCGGCCGCGTTGATGAGGCCTGTGGGCAGCACCAGTGTGGACCGGGCCTGGGCCAGATCCAATACAAGATGACCTATGATGAGTGAGAAAAGGGGTCAGAAGGGGCTGGAAGCAGAAGAGATGGGGGAAATAGGAAATGGGAGCAGTCACTGAGTCAGGGGAGCCTAGGCAAGGGGGACTTCACAAAGTTAGAAGGACACGGGGCTAATGTGTTGGTGATGCAGAATGGAGGCATGAGCCAAATGATGGTCAAAGCAGAGGTAGGATGATAGCAGAAGGATCTGGCTGTCATCAGGAAAAGGAGTAGTGACATCACTGCTATTAGAGAGCTGAGGAGAAGGGACATGTCCACACCACCCCCAAGATCCTAGGGGATCCATACCCTCTGCCCTGATTCCCCTGCCTGTCTCTGCCCATTCAACCCTTGGGTATCAACTTCCTCAGGACCCTCCCTGTGGACTGACATGTCCCATAGCCTGGGACCCAGTCTGCTCACAAATCCCTTGCTCATGAACAGTCAGGGGCTCCCCACTGCCCACGAGGAGTGGCTTCAGAATTTTCTACCCAAGAGGCGTTCAGTGGCTGTAATCTGCTTGGAAGCTGGCTAGAGGACTTAAAGCTGTACTGGTATGCAAAGCACACCATTTTACATCGCCCCTAGGTTCATTTGGGGACTAGTGGAATCATGGGGGTCGCTGCTACTAAAGGAAAAATGGCCACGTGTATGCAGTGGCAGTCAAGGCCTCCACATGGTCTGGCTCCAGGCTACCTTTATAGCCCTACTTGGCTTCATCTCCCCACAATAATCATTCACACATTCTTTAGAGAAATGCCTGCGGAAtaaatgaagggaagaaaaagatggaaggaaagaagacagggagataagaaggaaaaaaggggcTTCTATCCCAACTAGCTAAGGCTTGGGGACAGCCTGATACAGTGGAGAGAGCACAGGATCAGGTCTTGAGTGTGACTTCTAATTCTGCCCTTGGGTAACTCTTCTGTTTTAAGGAACTTCCGttttctcatccatgaaatgggggTCATAATTGTGTCTCAGAGACTGTGGTGAGAAATAGATGAGATAATGTATGCATAGCATCTGACACATAAGAGGCTGTTGTATTATTTTCACACCTATAAAAGGAGGATAGAGAACAATAGTTGCATTACATACCTCTCTGGATTCAAATGAGGTGATACCAGTGACTGGACTTTGTGAACTGTAAATTGCTATAAACACGaggtgttttatttaatttaccaTCACTGTGTACAATTTACTTCCAAACCTTTGCTTATACCATCGCCCCTACTGGAGtgccttttccctcctctccactTCACCAGTCATACTCTTCCTTTTGGTCACATGCTGGCTCCATTTCCTTCTGGAACATTCCTGGGGCCTCAGCCCAGGGCTCACTCTGGCCTCTCACTGTCTGCTGGACCTACACCAACTCTCAACACCactggattctgtctttcctacAGGGATGGCAAATCCCATGCGCAGGAATCAAATGAatgtccaaataaataaatgaaaggatgaaGTGCAAACCACAAAACCTAGCACAGGGATGGGCTTCCACTCCTTCACCCAGCAATCATTGGGCCTCCTTATGCCACATTCTGTGCGAGATGCTGGGGCTTAGAGATGTCCAAAGAAAGCCCAGTCCCAGGCTCGGGAGCTAATGCTCCAGCTCGGGAGACAGACGTGTGGACCGCCTGCTGCGTCTGTCTCCCAGGCCGCGAACCTCGCGTCAGGCCTGGGTCACATTGCCCCTGCACCTGGTGCAAGTAAGGTGCCTAGTCCACGACTGTTGAATAAAGccatgaatcaatgaatgaaaaaatcAGCGGCTggagggggagcggggagggacGGGACGCAGAGCGGGTGCAGGAATCAGAGCGGGGCTGACTTTCGGGGCGAGGCGACGGCGCCCTGCACTCACCCTGCGCGCAGCGGCGGGGCGTGGAGGCCCCCAACCCGGGGCCCAGCGCGCGGCAGCAAGCGGCCTGTGAGCGTCGCCTGCTCTGCAGCTGGAACGAGACGCGCCGTCCCGCCGCCTCCGCCTCGAAGCCCGAGACCACTTCGGCCTCCGCCAACGGGTACACAAACACGCCtgcggcgggggcagggggcacaggtGACGTCGGACCTCGCCCGGCCCCCTGTCCCCGCCACCCCGAGCCCCGCCCAGGCCTCACCGTCCACCGGCTGCGGCTGCGGGTTGTGGTAGGTGAGCCGGGCCCGCAGGCTGAGACAGGGGCCGTTGGCGCAGGCCCGGACCCAGGAGTCAGTCAGGGGCAGCGGCGTCCAGCTGGAGGGGCAGTACAGGCCGGGCATGGcgcccctgggggagggggctcgaTGAAGGGGTCCGCAGGGTGGGGTCACGGGCGCCAGACCCCGCCCTCCTGAAAGCCGCCGGGAAAATCGAACTCAGGCGCTGGGACGCCGGGCAGCGAGGAGCGCGGCGGGGCTGAGCCGGGGGCTCCCGCCCGGCGGACAGGTGgcgaggggagggaagagggggatcGCGTGATGGGCATCCTCGCGGGTTACCTGGGAAGCCGGGGCGGAGCGCGGCTCCGGGCTGCTCCGGGAGCCGGGGAGCGGAGGGTTAATGATTAACTGGCGCTCCAAGCGCCCAGCACTCCCGCCGCCGGCTCCTCCGGGGACGGAGGgtaggaatgggggagggggtcacAGCTGTTCCACCACCCGCTCCCAGGCCTCGCCGCCGCCCCCGTACCTGCCGGCCCCCCGGGGCTCCCCGCGGCTGCCAGCTGTCGGAAGTGGCGCGGGTGGCGAGATAGAAGCAGCTCTGGGTGAGGAGCAAGGGTTTAAAGGGCCAGCATCCTCCTGGGTGTCCCCAGCCCAGCGAGGGAcagcaggggcggggtgggagggggagcagaAGGACCGTAGTCTTTCCCTCTCCAGCGCCTCACCTGACTGGAGCGCTGAGAGGGGCTGCAGGCCGGAGTGGAGGGGGTTGGGTGGGAAGAACGAGACAGGGAAGCGACAGGAGGGGGTCTTTAGGATGCAAGACCGGGAGAGGTGTCCGGGCAGGGGGATTGCTCGGAACCCGTCTAGGgcacccacctctccccaccctggcAGAACTGATCCTAGAGTGGGCGGCCCCACAGCCGAGCTGTCGGGATGCGGCAGGCAGGGTCTAGGGGTCGTCCCCCTCCCCGCGGGCAGCCCCAGCCTCACGGTCGCGTCCTCTGCGGAGTTCTGGGCGCCACAACTGGACCACGGTGGGTAGGTCCGCCTCCGCGCTTCGGGCCGCACGCAGTCCAGGCACCCTGCGCGGCACCCGCTCCAGACTCCCGCTGCGGCCGATCTGAGTCCGCGCAGGGGCGTCGGCTCTGCGGGTGCTGGTCCCGCCCCCGCTCGGGAAGGCCGCCCCTTcagcccgccccggccccgcctgcCGCTGCGGCTGGGCTGCTGCTGGCCCCTCCGTCCCCGCTTCGGGCGCGGTGCCGCCTCCGCGCAAACCCCGGCCGCTCCAGCTAGACCGGGCACCGCAGTGCGGGGACCGCGTCCCCGCCGCCGCACAGGCCCCGGTAGATGAGGGACTCAGGCCTACAAGGCCCCACCCTTTCTGTCCTTCAGGAAGTGAAACGTTCTGCAAGTGCAGCAGAGGGCTCagtctgcaccccccccccccccccccagcactgcAGCGACCCCAGCTATTCCAGTTTCACCCCACTTCCCGCCCTGGCTAGGCTTTTCGTCAGTGCAGTGACCGTCTCTCATCACTGCAGCGAACCCAGTGCTTCTTCACCGCaggacccctccccccgccccccaaagcCAGCCCTTTTTCTTTGCGAAGTGCTCTTTCATCGGTGCAGAAATCTGCCCCCATCCCTGCAGCTATCTTCTGCTTGCCTGATCACTTCAGTGACCACTCACTCCAAGTAGGGGTCCCCCAACACTGCAGCGAGTTCCGCCCACCCCCAAGCAGCCAACATTCCCATCGCTGCAGTACTATCTTTCCCACCTTTCCTGCGGATGCGGAGAGTAGGTAACATCAGCCCCTCAGGCTTATAACTTCCTACTACCGTCAGCTGCCCACAGTTTTGGAAATGAGGCCTTCCAGCCTGTAGCGGCTTCCCTTGGCTTGAGACTGCCCCATCGTAACAGTgactcccctcaccccacccccatcactgcAGCACCTGCAGGAGAAAATATCCCTGAGTATAAACAGGTCCCTTGTTATTGGCAGAACTTTCATGCAGCTTGACAGTGTTATGGTGCAAAAGATTAGGGGAGTCTGTAAAACCTCCCCCAGGATTCCTGAGGGAGAGTCTGGGAGCTCTGGGGACGTAATCATGTTTGGGAGTCACCCATGCAAGCTTTCTTGCAGAGGTCACACTCAGACTCTGCAAAAAGAGCTTTGAGAAGAactgggggtggtgagggggtgGAAGTGGGCTTTCAAGACAGACTTAGGGttcttgcccctccccatttACTCCATCCTTCTGATTCCTGTCACTATCATCATACTGACCCCACCCAGGAGGATCCCTTGCCTCCTTGAGCACTTGAGCCCTCAACCCCAACCCTTTCTCTTGCTCAAACCACTTAGTGTGGTAGAGATAGCTTGGCCTTTTCCCAGGGAACTTCAAGGGTGAAAATTCACAAGGACAATACAGGAAGCATAGACAAAATTGCAATGAAAGATCCAGCTTACAGGGAGCTCCAGCTGAGTCCCAAACTTGTTCCTTCCACACCATCTGAACTATAGTTCCATtgattcctcccttcccttcccggcTGAACCTGCCCCCTGACTCATTCTGAGTTAGGATCCCTCTTACAGGCTTAGGAGAGAAACAGTGGATGGTGAGTGGGCTGATTTTCCCTCCAGGGGACCCAGGTCTCCAGCCAGGACCAGCCTGGCCCTGAGGTCTCCATGGAAATCCAGGCAGTGGCCACCTCCCCATTGGTGTTTTTGTGCAAATGGACCAAGCGCTACATGTGATCTGCAGGCCAAACATGAAGCTGCAGAGAGTAGTCATTAGGGAgacttaaatatacaaaaaaggaaaaagaggtcCTTGTTTTAGGTTCTGAGGAGGTCTTAGATGTAAGACAGTCTCCCAGGAAGTGGTCCCTGTCAAAGATTAGACAACACATTGGTGGAAGCCAAGCTTTGCTGAGAAGCTGGACCAGCCCTGAGATCCTGCTGGAAAGCTGTCTTAGTTGAGGCAAGCTCATCAAGAAGGCAAGAGGGGTAAAGCATCCTGCAGGATAGGGCAGGACATTGAAGGCTGCCGGGAATCCCTGAGGAGGCGGATCTGTAGGGGTAGTAAGAGGGTCTCTGAGGCCCAGCTGGGAGGTGCTTTGGTAGTGGGGCTGCAGTATGACAGGCAGCTGAGGACAGGAAAGGACAGCACATTCCTGGAGGGCCCCAGAACCAGGTtccaggaggtggaggaggtcCTTGGCAGAGCTAAGGAATGGCACAGAGCTTGAGTGGTCTGCCATGGGCAAGGCATAGGGGAAGGAGTAGAGGAAAGAGAACTAAAAAGGCATAGCCTCTGCCTTGAAAGGCTCCCACttagtgaaaaaggcaaatacacAGTTACCGTAGATTAAGATGAGTGCTGCGTTAGAGAGATGTCCTGGATATTGTAAAGCTTTTGACAAGAAGCTTTTAGGAGAGGCACCtaacttggtggtggtggtgggtgggttGCCATTTAAGTCAAGTCCTAAGCAGGAGTTAAGCAgtgaaggagaaaatatttcaggcGGAGGAATCAGCTCATTGAAAGGTGAAAgagccatggggtgcctgggtggctcagtcagtcaagcatcctacttcagctcaggtcatgatttcatcgttcctgggtttgagccccacatcggtctctgtgctggcagctcagagcctggagcctgcttcggattctgtgtctccctctctctctctgcctctccctggcttctctctctctctctctctctctcaaaaatgaataaacattaaaaaaaattaaaaggtgaaaGAGCCAGAGGGACTAAGTATAAATAGGTAAGtaattgttttttctcttagTTAAGATTCATCAATCACTTACGGTAGGCCATGCACTGCACTGAGCATGGGTTCCCTCCTTTAATGATCAAACAGCCCAAGAGATAGGTATTATTgttatcttacagatgagaaatcccAAGATGGGACagggtaagtaacttgctcaTCATAAGCTAGTAAAGTGGTAGAACCAGGTTGTTGAACTCAGATGGTCTGGTCTCAGAACCCTTGTTTTTAAACTACTACGATAGACAATATggttttcttgatgtttatttcttggtttatttctctttaattttccctaaatctcttttttttcagtttttttttattgacacAAAACATTGCGTTTGTTTTaggtatataacataatgattagatatatattgcaaaatgattaccacactgagtttagttaacatccatttaGATTCCCTATATCTCTTAATACCCTTCCTTTTGAAAATACTCATCAGTCTTGgctgaactaaaagaaaaaaaagggggggaaccAGAAGAGAAAGGGTGTGTCCCACTGTCATGGCAGGAAAGCCTAGTGCCAAGCCAGTGGGCAGAAGGGGGAGCTGGTGGGACCCAGGCAGGGAATGAGATGGGAAGGGGTAGTTGAAACTAGAGCCCATGTTCTCCTCACGAGCCTGTGAGAGCCCCTGGGAGTGACTCCCTCATCCTACCACAGGGCCTGGAACACAGCAGGTGCCCAATAAGTGTTGGCTGACTCAGGAGCAGTGATGATGTGAGGAAAACCACTGGCTGTTAGTCAAATTGACCCTATTTTCTAATCTGTGTGGGTCAGGAAGCCGGGCCATTGAGGTCCCTGCTCACCTTGGCCACCACCAAGCTGGCCTGCAGGGTGCTGTTTTTCCTCTGATCTGGCCTAAGAGGGAGGATTCAAACTCACCCTTCAGCTCAGGCTAACACTGCCCAGGTTGGAGCTGGAACATGTCAACAACTTTACCAAGGGTGGTGGTGATAGAAGGTGAGGACAGGGTGAACCCAAAGAGAAATGGCCTCGGAAAATGACACTCAGCCAGGTCAACCTGTTGCAAAGCACAGCTCAATTGTCTTCTGCTTGTGGGCTGCCTCCCTGCCCTTGGGGACAGTGGTCTTATTTCCCCAAGCCTCAGAAGCATCTACACTCTCAGCTTCGAGCTCTGGAAGGGTTAGGTTTAGAGAAACAGAAGACTTTTGCCTCCTTTCTGTTGCAAGCTTGATTCCTCAAATTGCAGCCTCAATTTGAAGCCCAAACTAAAAGATGGCTTAGTTCACGActtaattcatccatttattcactcaata
Encoded here:
- the VWA5B2 gene encoding von Willebrand factor A domain-containing protein 5B2 isoform X4, whose product is MPGLYCPSSWTPLPLTDSWVRACANGPCLSLRARLTYHNPQPQPVDGVFVYPLAEAEVVSGFEAEAAGRRVSFQLQSRRRSQAACCRALGPGLGASTPRRCAQGHLVLDLAQARSTLVLPTGLINAAGTMTVTLRSSRELPSRPDGVLHVALPSVLTPLASPGPPGPPRPPGLCDDSPTSCFGVGSPQEEGLAWEEPAAPPDVFSGPARCPAPYTFSFEMLVTGPCLLAGLESPSHALRADAPPHASSAATICVTLAEGHHCDRSLEILLHPSEPHQPHLMLEAGSLSSAEYEAQVRARRDFQRLQRRDSDGDRQVWFLQRRFHKDILLNPVLVLSFCPDLSSKPGNLGTATRELLFLLDGSSIAHKDAIVLAVKSLPPQTLINLAMFGTSVRPLFPESQPCSDDTVQLICENIETLQAESGPPDVLAALNWAMGQPQHKARPRQLFLLTAASPVAAATHQTLELMRWHRGAARCFSFGLGPACHQLLQGLSALSRGQAYFPRPGERLQPMLVQALRKALEPALSDISVDWFVPDAVEALLTPREIPALYPGDQLLGYCSLFRVDGFRSRAPGGQEPGWQSLGGSVFPSPEEAPSATSPGTEPTGTSEPLGTGTVSAELSSPWAAGDSEQSTDALTDPVTDPGPNPSSDTAIWRRIFQSSYIREQYVLTHCSASPEPGPGSTGSSESPGSQGPGSPEGTAPLHPPSQQGCRSLAWGEPAGSHSCPLPLPPMAPVKPGALSAEVLGRRRRAALAGRSLSSPPGQVNPVPGHPRHPSLGIAPDGPGPESGQQLGQGLDDSGNLLSPAPMDWDMLMEPPFLFTAMPHNGESASPAVELPPQAPRCHVVIRALCGEQPMCWEVGVGLETLWGPSDGSLPPSLPQRESAWDQALHRLTAASVVRDNEQLALRGGAEAMADQGHARRSWLRALQTSKVSSAPSCFTCPVAVDATTREVLPSALQVRSSELAEPLSTSASQGQLDATPLPTAVHAKGLQGGSVVGGWNPDQNGNSKSVTRSPHRLPPQPPSRLSLGGGRARGSDSHRPCSTNRGQAGDSNSKGSDHDYLPLVRLQEAPGSFRLDAPFCAAVHIPRERLCRASPFAAHRASLSPTSASSPWALLGPGVGQGDSATASCSPSPSSGSEGPGQVDSGRGSDTEASEGAEGPGGADLRGRTWATAVALAWLEHRCAAAFGEWELAAAKADCWLRAQHLPDGLDLAALKAAARGLFLLLRHWDQNLQLHLLCYSPANM